atcaatatccttttttatttttacttacaaactacttaaaattaggtccttaataggtaacttaaactacctattctacctataaactacttaaaactagaacaaccacagcagcaaatctaactatctaaaatttttgtttttcatattttgttgtctttttttttttaaatgttttttttttattttatttttgtttttttttcgtattttttttttcgtgccaccatgcctattctacttaaaactaaaccctaatactattaaacaagtatgtaagccggccaaggcttaaaaccccatcccgactacccactatcaggtgccgattgaagccaccaaaactggttctcgtgcttcaccctatcagttcggtcccgttcggacacagccctactgaatcgaaggagctctgctccgccttgtgccatgacgtcccgattgtacaggagtcgcctatccacggttcgtcgtttGACGTGGTATATTAGCGGAGctaccaatctatcctgtatcagaccgcatctatctaaaaagaggaatgcctctggtggtaTGAAGCCgttcaagcgtgcactctctaaatactcgtcgttggGATAGAACgctccgaaaattaaattgttggtcgaagacatagctcttgcaatgtgacctcgaactagttttatcacgaaattgtcaattctgttgactCGAGCCCCGCTatacaggacctcgttggaatagtaatgcacgtaagaatcggctgttcgatataatgGATGGGGAAGcccaaaacttctccatctgggaagggacaacgttgaaccacataggacaaccataaacgatcatcggctgtatgagggccatgtagcaaattaccttcactctggggtcaagccgactgctgttaaacagccgtttcgtcagagcgaaggctcctctggccctggtcagagtcGTCGCattatcgctgaatcttgtcgaaatcacgctgcaagagaattataataacctcaacctttcgggccgttctgtacgcaattagatcgtcggcgtacgcaattgcctttgtaagactacctatcagatcgctggtgtaaatgctgaagagaatcggcgaattcaccgctccctgttgaagaccatttttaattgtgaatgttgtggtagaagttacattgccacttttgacaacaaactttctaccgttaagcatatcataaagtatatacaacaatggcttgcttattccaagcctgctcagtttaagaccctctaaccatacggtgtcaaaggccttttcgaaatcaaccagaacagcacctgtgcattgttttgatttattccattggatatcagaaacgagcttagacgcagcatgaattgtgtcatgacccgccttgaaccctaactgtttatccggaattatgttgttgtccgcagcccaatTAGTCatagccctattgatgatcttttcgaaaactttgctcatgctcggaagaagacttatcgaccaaagatttgacgggttggaattgtccttttcctttttcgggagaggataaaccacagcggtcttccaacgcactggataatatgcattatacAGTCCATTGTTgtagagtgtggtgtaaatgtcaattgcttgcatgggtaaatgtcttagtacaacgttggatataccatcgacacctgctaaatttttatttttattgaattgaagatgagctgaagctcaacctaaCAACAATcgactaacaagggacttggtcccgtttgtttggcgattatggcatttgccaagaaatcgtcattgaaccgcatgaaaccgcggttctcagatcaccattgtgtgatatcattttcaaggtaaaagtgattaagtagggctctgttttcctggtcgtggttggggcgaatgctaacttTCACCTTGTACttttgctggaaagcagctgccaccgcctccactttttccttcggatcttcaattatataaaagtcatcgtcaaagatggcttcttttgGATCTATTTGccctgtcctgagtacgtccctgttctcttcagttcttttgaGTTTCAAAAACGGAAGGACATTAtctttctttttcctgaatatcttgttaatTTTACATACTAGGATcattggaattaactgaccggatcttacggttccagtacttgttaattgataacctgtattattattattattacaaattcTTTATTTGACCAAAACTCgaatacatttgaaaaattatataagaacATTAGCAtggcaaaaaatatatttgccgtctgcctgaaaattgacatttatcgagaataaaaaaagaaagtttaagattatagtaaatttataaatacattatgtagacaattaaataaatatggattgaatttaaataagcataatatccaagtttataataatatatttcctcgTTATATCTTAGATAATAATACATtgatatatttatacataaatatacaaatttaaaattactctaAAAAGCTGTTTCGGTAATCTAAGGcatgatcaataaaattgtaaaggtCGTTCCAACCCCACTctccgtttaaaatttgtttcgcttcctggtgattgagaaagctttttgaaagatagtctTCGGAGATGGTTGACATCTTCGATTTCATTTCGATTGCAGAGTTTACACATGGGATTATCATTTATGTGAGGTTTGTAATTCAGATTTATCATCTCAGTTCTTGCTTTAAACAAATTACCTATTTGATTTGCAGAAAgattactattaaaataattttttacaaacaaagtgTGATTGAGTTGCTTATAGACCAATCTGCTTCAAGAGGTTCAAGCCCTATTCAAGAACTTGAGATACAATGAATCACCAACCAATGCAATACGTTCATAAAACCTACCTTTCCAATCAGCAAGAGGAGTTGTACTAAGGTTTAGATTAAATCCGTGCGCATTTGCTATTTCATACCATTCTTTAAACTGCGATAAATTCCTTCGGAATGCGAAATCCATCATTtgcttatgaagattttcatttgACCTTTGCATTACTTTTACTATGTAATCggcattaaatttaagattttttagagAATTTGGAGGGATCCCTGATTTCACATGTATAGCGTAAGTTGGTATATAGtttcgaattttaaatattcgtttAAAAAAGAAGCGTTGCACTATGTCAAATTCATCGAGATCTTGGTAACCAAAAACTTGACTGGCATAGCATAAGCATGAGTTTATAGGTGCTTCAGAAGCTCTTAATTTAGCTGAGATGCCTATGTACTTATTGCAGAAGATTTTGTTCCATATAAgttttattgcagtttttgccgaTAACCATTTTTCCTTAACATGGACCGGAAATCTAGATTGCTACAAAATAGAacaattaaatacttaaattggttaactACCTACATATATAGGTTCACGATGCAAAGACCATGCTTCTAGCGGGTTTCTCCTTCGTCGGGTGCTTtccaaaatcataatttttgattttgaggtgTTTATATTCAGGTCCCATTTatcacaaaagtttttaagtctatTAATTTCTAACTGTAATGTTGTGGGGTTGTCCAACAAAACGACAAGGTCGTCCGCATAAATTAGTACCTTAATAAGTAAATTTCCAAACCTAACACCCCCAGGAAAATCACGGGAGACATCGTCAATGAAAAGGGTAGCGCAAGTTTTGGTGAGGAGAAGTTTATagagtcttaaaaattttgtctttatacctaaatttgataatttataaattagtgaATTCCGGGTGATAGTATCAAATGTTGCtctaaaatgaatgaaaaagacaaagtttttgtttgttatcgaTGAAACGTTTTGCTATATTGAAGAATGCGAAGATTTGATCCACATTTGAAAGAACAGAGcgaaaaccagcttggaaagtgcttagcaatttgttttcttctaccCACCCATCTATAAGCCTGCAGTATAGAATTtgggtaaatatttttctctaaCAAGGAAGAATCGAAATGCCCCTATAGTTTGCTGGTGAGCTaggatttccttttttaaaaactggacAAATTTGTGACATTAAATATGACTGacgtatttcttctttttcaagaagcttattaaaaaaatcaagaagaagATTTAGGAAAGACAGggatgactttttaaaaaattcagctGGAATTCCATCTAGCCCggctgttttgttgtttttcatgttttaagAGTTGCTTGCAATTCATATCATTGGGTAAAGCATATTGAAATAGTTGTGAATTTGTTGACGCGTTAAGAAGTTTCTTAAAGCGGTTTGTACCTCAAAATCCTCTATAACAGTAAGTCAATCGCCTCTAGCCAAACAGTAATCTATCAAAGAACAACCCTGAACAGAAATAAATGATAATTCATCTCTTCTATCTCTTTTAGAAATTCCATTTACAACCATTAAACCGAAGTCCTCCACCAACTACATTAAACGCCTGCCACAACTATTTACAATTACGTCCGAAGACCTTCTCAAACGCGTGTGCCGTGTTGTTCATCAGAGAAGCTGGATTTTGAAATTCACCGATTCTAGCATTTAAATCGCCTaatattaggttaggttaggttattgtggctgtccaagatggaaacggacacacttaggccagtttaatggcccattgtgataccacatgaatcttgaggcttcctcctaagctcaatggaaccagcttgagtcccttacgaaacatgagaggctgattataccgatatgattttttttttatataataagcacacactcaaaggggtatattacccttattatgtagacacagtatgagcactaggaaagggagagagggtttgaaaaaaggtgtcggtgcacattggttttgagttcctgaatattgcaatagctgggatagacagagtgtggcaaggcattccacattcgcatagtacggctaaagaacgaatctctgtacttgacagtacgaccgaagttgggctcgtgggtatattgatgagcattcctagaagcgcgagtattacggttgaactgtttaaggggaggaatacagCTGGTTATTTCTACTATCTACAGCGAAACAACGTATTGGATAAGATGTTGCAGACAatagatcattaataaaagtgagaaagagtgttggagataaaacagagccctgggacacaccagcatttattttgtggttttcaaacttgaatccatccaatacaacttgtattgaacgattcgaaaggtattTACTAaaccaatgaaggagggattcatgaacaCCGAAAGCAAggattttcgataagagagcctgatgccaaaccctatcaaatgcttttgaaatatctagtgcaataatcttactttctccaaaactatgtaaagatttgttccactgttcggtgagatgaaccatgagatcaccagtgggcttattgctacgaaagccggtATTGTCGGTCGCTAAGAAGCtatcgatcttcgagatatttcttgagctgataattaatcagcgtttccatgaccttggaaagaagggacgtaagtgcaatcggtcggtaattagacggtgaggaagattctccttttttgggaatatgcTGGACAAATgaggttttccatccgctcagaACGAGAACTGAggaataggacagatgaaaaagcttacgcagtggttttgccagcgatgaagaacacctcttcagaacaatagcggggataccattcggaccagcagatttatgtatgttaagatcttttaggactctcgctacagtacgagtgcgaaaaaagatttgcccatAGAATCAATAACTCGATCAAGTACACGCGGAGTCATAACTCAatggcagcgttgaatttgctgcgaactgcctagcaaagagatttgctttctctaaggagctaacaaatggagtgtcattcacaacgagcgtaggaaccgaggaagaggaagaattcctcatgttttttacaaatgaccaacaatttttactgcctttgggacatcgcagtattttttgtcgtaatttttggtcatgaaaaatttggtccgtcgaatatgggcgttgcaggtcttcctggcgtgcttgaacttattccggttttcctcagttagattggctttaaaacaacggaaactaaccttcttgaccctaataacctctttacagctcgcatcgaaccatgcgttttccttaggtctgatgcttttaaccctattcgagataaaagttctcattcccaggagaatcaaacttgcgATCATATCAGTGCTGGCGTCAACGtaactatcgaggaagcatagtgaccagttaaagatcctgaagtaattattattatagtagagagatttaattttctttacactctcaaaactgctttggggcgataatgttacgaggaacattggcagcctatagccccctcgtctggacttcaccgtagtgaaaggcttgaccccgataaaatagAGATCTTCAgtggctttttgacggagctcagctaagagcgcctccggttccgtgcaggcaGTTATGCCCTTCAGGAGGACCATCTTATATTTCTCGCTTTAAGCTTAAGTTGGCTGAGGAGTGGCTCCATTTCGTCCTTTGgttttttcaaactgttttcAAATTTACTGATGGCGGCTTGTTTAGTTTGCAGTGCCTCCATCAGTTGATTTGGCTAACCCACAtaatattctataaaaattcGGATTTTAAGGTGAGGCACTTTTGCTGGTTTTACTGTATTTCATCTAATGAGTTCTTGATGACGACACATAAAAGCAAAATGGCTCCCCTGTATCTTATCACAGCAATTAGCTTACCTACggaaattgtttttcttatgttttatgTCTACCGTCGGTGGGTCAGACTATTCAGCTATGTAACTTTATATAGAAATAGACAATATTGTACGAGCTAAGTCGAAATTCACGGAAAATACgactgttttgtttattttatggttaaatagttctgaaaaaaatatttacaaagttCATTTTGAGTTGTATACCTAAAATGGGTACTAATTTTGTAAGTTTCTTCAACAAAACTAACAACATTAGCAAGTTACGAACAAAATACTTTGTACGAAATTTGCATTACATCCAAGGACAGGAACCAACACCAAAAGTTCgtgaatatttttattacattGACCACGAAGGAATGGTACCTATCTACTTAATAAATAATCACAATTTTatacattaaagaaaaaatgccACAAGCTCTTTTTAGACGATGCCAAAATGAAGAACTTTACATCTTGTTTTAAGgagacaaaatttttaaaattttttttcacacGCATCAAAATTAACAAGACTGATCGCTATAACCAGGAATTTCCTTTTATATCATATTGTGGTAGAGAGAGGAATTATATACGTTGTGATGATCTGCCAATTGTGTTCACTCAAGTAATCAAGTGTCCAGATGGTTTGTTTCATAGTTTATTTGTTGAAACAAtagttgtatttatttatttatttttatcttaaaggGAACGATATGCTTGCGTATGCCCACGCAGGTAAGGAGCTGATAACTCAGTTTCAcccagataaaatatttatgaaaccCGATTCTGGCAGGGTTTATCATCCAGCGTGGCCAGAAGTCGGTGGCATTGGACTTGTTCGGTCCAAATTGGCTATAGAAATTTGTAAATACTTTGAATTTGATAAAGGAGAAGATAATCCACCAACACACTTTACGTGGAATGGCCAACGACTACATTTAGACAACGAGTGGATTAACGACACAATAATCAAAGAAAGGGTTGCACAataatacttttacttttactgtgatattttgtacataaataatatCTCATCTATCTATATTAAAACTACTCTATGCTAAGTGCTTTGAATTCGCCTTCCTTTACCCATGAAAGACCCATAGATCCAGATGGAGATGAATCACTTTCATAattcttgaattttatattttcaatgacTGGACCATGCGtttcttcattaaatttttcaaaaacaatataatgtGGGTCATCTGATGTTGGGGCATCATAGACGCGGTTTTTACtgtcttccgcacattttttggCACGTGCAATAAATTCAGCACGGTTTTGGCCAAACAGATCAGCTGCTTCCTTGTTTAATACAGAAGGACTTGCTCTCATTGACTCATACGGATCTAAAAATACAAACTGCATGAATTTCAGCACATGCCAAACATGGTCCTCGCCCACTTTCCAGACTGGAAAGTCTGCCGAAAGATCCAAAGCTCTAGTAAATGGACAGACAAGAGGATGAAACACTTCATTCTCAAATATAATCGTCTGAAAAAAATCCTTACGATGCTTAACAAATCCAGCTTACGATGTTATGTTAAGTATAACTTACTGGTGCAGCAGAATCTTGAGGAAATTTTTCGGGAAGCAAAATGTTGAAGCGGAATACTGCTCCTGCATAGAAACCAGTACGGACAAAAATTACTCCAAACCAAGCTGAAAATATAGAACTATTTTTTAACcttcttaaatatatttattgctCATCGTCTAATGTACAAAGAGAGTTTCCAAAAGATGGAATAACATAAACTCCAGATATTTTCTCTGCTGCTAccattttgctaaaaaaaatgttttattaagtaAACTGAAAAAGATGAAGTTTGCATTTTATTACTATTCAGCAAGAGTTTTATATTCTTGGGTAATGGTAGAAAAGATTTGTTCTTCCGATTTTGTTGAATCTAAAgtcattttgttattattttgatataaaCTCAAATTCCAAATACTAAATTGGATTGTCACTGTCACTCTACCCGtctaatagaaattaaaaacaaaaatattctacaGGCATAGAGTAAAGACTGGTGTGTGTAGAGTGTTTTTGCTGTTGacattgtatatatgtacaatgCAGTAGCAAAGTGAGATGGTATGTTTAAAATCAGGAAATAAAGGCACCATATGACTAATGGAATCTTTCATACGTTTCACCCTCCAAAACACATTTGTTTACAATggtgtatttgtaattttgacattaggtaatttgtaatttgacattagaaaatccaacaacaattcgatgcggtgtatttacttattttgacagattctgttgttgtttttaataagttGAGTGGTGAGGCTTTTAGATTTTCTCAATTAAGGGGATGTGACacttgatgtgtttttttttattttgaaaaacttaaattatagtgaaattgttaaaactttttcacttttttataattaaaaaaatatttgtatgaaatagtcatagtttttaaattcaaaaaaaaaaattattagaacattcatataaataatttttggaacgtataattttaaatagatCATAACtctttatatttcatttaaaataaaaaaaaacagtgttgagtgcccattgtagcttatcctttgtgatcagaacTTGTGGATatattgtatttgaacttgaacgtataaaactgttgcaagttttggtaagagaactaccagaatagtaagttcagcgattcattacttgaatttgtccaggagccgtctgtatttttcaagcagcttggctgGCATAgttggattagttgaaagaattttccgtaacctagaggcttcaaaagtttcttctatcatgccacagaaggatcgccaagaagatcgcttggttTCCtcagtgccttcttgtagattcttagggattctttgtagaagtcccaatgagaggctagtttTGAAgatttggcccggttgaaaagtttcctgcattccttcctgagcgagtcaagctctgaggcccaccattgtggtttcttctttcctcttatgggtataagtggacaagcaatttctagcgatctgttcatagctgaggtaaggtcattgactttgttgtcaagttcgttagcgttagagaagaatataatcaaaaagagactcacctctgtcgttgatattcgtactgccccatacagtatgatgagcgttagcatcgctcccaataattaggcggatcctttgcctttccgcttcagcgacgactttctccagggagagggccaaggttgtcatggccaagatacgccgacactagccagaaacttcctttggttgtttccagcctagctacggtggtatctctgTCACtaaaacgatggagtaaaaatacattaatgctacgtttcactagtatgcaaaacctaggttcacctttatctgtcacacaaagtgtgtagtatccaggagtcctgagtcctcgaacaacggatcctacaatccatggcttttggatcaggacaatgtcttccccgttactcgccagacggagaagaagtgaggccgaggcctttatggagtgttggagatttatctgtactaactgcagcattttggctacaattaggcagatcaacctccaccacggttttgttctgatcctctgagctTGAGGATGAATTCAacagttcgtcctcgctcagaaggattatgttaaggtcgtcctcagtctccattaagaatcgactgtctacgacttttgaAGAGGGTgcagtcgcgattggagaggacaaggatgcatcgtcaccctctgtaaatagagaagacgacgtctcaggttcaccaaccgcttcaccttcggtagtttttggagacccactttccgcgttaacctcatctttttttataaattcgaattttaatggattcaaagccatagtttatggagccctcgtttaggcctagaggagccaaggattctttattgagtaccacaatggcgttcctataaagacccttcgcttcctctagcttggcttttttccagttatgcgtcggaagggacgggttgcacactttgaccatctcgagaatgtcctcgattccagcaggttcgatcggtatccagatgcgggctctaggtctgctaggaatgtcttccacagcgacaacctcgagcttcgcacctgaccaaacttcacctaaccagctgacagcaagcttgcaaaggtcacaagatctctggtcgccacaaaccatgagtttgacatggccttgatgacAACctccatcgcttatggaaggaagtggtcctggaagctctctcaaaatgctcaaaaagccacccgagagcttaaccttgaccaactgccaacgatcagccgatattgtgccatcatcatcgctcctgtgaatgaccgcaaccacgactttgcccttcgcgacgtcactgaaactggattgtttcctgatgggattgagggggtgCTGGTGTTATGCACcagaggccgttttggtgtcggtgggGCCCCTTC
This window of the Eupeodes corollae chromosome 3, idEupCoro1.1, whole genome shotgun sequence genome carries:
- the LOC129951983 gene encoding UPF0598 protein CG30010, with product MGTNFVSFFNKTNNISKLRTKYFVRNLHYIQGQEPTPKVREYFYYIDHEGMLFLDDAKMKNFTSCFKETKFLKFFFTRIKINKTDRYNQEFPFISYCGRERNYIRCDDLPIVFTQVIKCPDGNDMLAYAHAGKELITQFHPDKIFMKPDSGRVYHPAWPEVGGIGLVRSKLAIEICKYFEFDKGEDNPPTHFTWNGQRLHLDNEWINDTIIKERVAQ
- the LOC129951982 gene encoding protein crossbronx, producing the protein MTLDSTKSEEQIFSTITQEYKTLAEYKMVAAEKISGVYVIPSFGNSLSWFGVIFVRTGFYAGAVFRFNILLPEKFPQDSAAPTIIFENEVFHPLVCPFTRALDLSADFPVWKVGEDHVWHVLKFMQFVFLDPYESMRASPSVLNKEAADLFGQNRAEFIARAKKCAEDSKNRVYDAPTSDDPHYIVFEKFNEETHGPVIENIKFKNYESDSSPSGSMGLSWVKEGEFKALSIE